TGAGAAAAACCTCGAATGAAAAAGTAATCACTGATTAGTAGCTAAAGATTTATATATTGTTTGTTCTTTTTCTTTTTTTATAAATATTTTAAGAGGCATCAAAAATGGTTTTTTGGAAAACAAAAAATGATTCATTTAATATTAAAGAAGAAATTAAAATTACTCTTTCTGAATTGTTTGAAGAAATGAATAGTAAAGGTTATAATAGAATAAGTGTTAACATCGCTGAGATTTCTAAATAAAGTGCTGATTCTCAAAGACCTGGTGGTTGGATGAATGTTACGCCTTATTATCCTAGTGAATTGTTTGTTTCTGATGAAATTTCATTAATGAAAGATAAAAAGAGTTATCAAATTGCTAGTTTAGTTCTTGGTGGAGTTCCTGGCGTTGTTAATTATCCTAGTTTTGGTTTTGAATGTATTAACAGGATAAGACTTTTTCCTTTATTACCTAATATGGATGATACTTCTCCTTTATATTATGCTTCAACTCCTTCTTTTTATTCTTTAGATGATGCTGTTAATATAATGGTCGATTCTTATTTTTCTTCATCTGAATTAAAAGCAGGGTTTGTTAAAGGCGTTAAAGAATATAATAGGATTACTTCTGAGCTTTTTTCTAAAAACTGCGTTTATGATTCTTTAAAAAAGCTTGAAGAAAAAAATACTTATTCTGATAAGATTTTTGATGATTTGATTCTTAGAACAAAGTAATTTTTTTTAGAAAAGTATTAATACTTTGTTTGTTTTTTTTGTTTTTATGGATGAAGTTGTTGAGTCTTTTAATTTTGATGGTGTTAATCCAGTTGTGAGTATTGATTTGTTGAGTAATATCACGTTTGCTTTAATTATTATGCTTGTTGGTTTCGCTGTTGGTAAACTTGTTGGTATTGCTTTGTTTAAGTTTTTTAATGGTATAGAGCTTAATAAGGGTTTGAAGAAGTTGTTTGTTTTTGGTTTTGATTTTAGTCGTTCTTTTAGTTCTTTTGTTTCTTGGATTATTTATGTGATTAGTGTTGTTTTAGCCTTATTATCTCTTAATATTCTTCGTGAATTATTATTAGTTGTTTTGTTTTTTGTAGGTTTTGTTTTTTTTGGTTCTTTTGTTTTTGGATTGTTTTTTTCTTTGCCTAATTTCTTTGCTGGTTTCATTATTAAGAATAAGTCTTTTGTTAAGGTTAATGATTTTGTTGTTGTTAATACGGTGCGAGGAGAAGTTGTTAGTATTGGTTTTTTTAACACTAAGATTAAGGGTTTGAAAGGAGAAACATTTTTGGTTCCTAATAAATTAATTTTGAGAAAAGCTAAAGTTGTTAAAACTTTATGATAGTGTTTCTAGTAGACTTGTCACGCTCCATATCTGGGTTCTTACGAACATCGGTATGTTTACGTCACTTGATAATTCTTCTAGGTCTGATAATATTTTGTTAACTGTTAATGATAAGTTTTCTTTGTCTGTTTCTTGTAATTCTTGTTTCATTATTTGTATTTTTGATTTGACGTTTTTTGACACTGATGTATCTTCTTGTAGTTCTTCTAGTAAGTCTATTACTTGTTTTACTTCTTTCATTTTTATTTATCTCCTTTTTTTTCTAGTTCTTTTAGTACTTGTTGTTGTAGTTCTTTAAATCTTTTTTCGGTTTTTTCTTCTTGTTCATCGTAAGTTCTTATTCTTGTTTTTAGTAATTCTTTTTTTTCTATTAGTTCTTTTTTTAGTTCTTCAGAATTTTTTTTGAACATGAAGTTCCCTATGATTTTGTATGTTTCTGTACTTACTTCGTTTAGTGCTGATTCTGTTTCTAGTAATTGGTTTTGGAATTTCTTTTTTTGGTTTATTATTTGTTGAATGCTTTGTTCCATTACTGATAATTGGTTTATTTTTTCTTCTGTTGTTATCATTTTTTTAGTGCGTTCTTTGTTTTTTCGTGAACGCTTAATAATTTAGTTATTGTGTTTAGTACGCTTCTTAGCGCGGTTGCGTCTTTTGCTTCTGCTATGAATTTTAATCCTTCTTCGGTAAGTTTTGTTTCGTAGCTTGCTCTTTCGTTTTGAAATTCTTTATCTTCGAATTCAAACAACTTGTTTAGTTCTTCACTGTCTTCTTTTACTGTTATTGTAGCTTTTAGCATTTTTAGATTGCGTCTACAGTGGTGGATATTGATCTTTTTTTGAACATTATTTTTGAACCGCAGTACGGACATCTTATTCTTTTTCTTAGATGATCGTTCGTAAGGGTTTTACTACAACTAAAACAGACATATTCTGACATTTTTTGGACCTCTCAAGAGTTTTTTTTATTCTTTTTTTGAGAAAACTGCTTTATCTACTGTGTATGCTTTGCTTGTGAATACTTTGTCACATTTTCTGCATTCCCAGATTCCTGCTGTTTTCTTTTTTACTTTTTCGGCGCTACAATACGGACACTTGTATGTTTTTTTTGCTAATGCTTCTACTTTTGCTACTTTTTGTTTTACTGTTCTTCCGTATCTAGGTCCGAATCTTTTCGTTGTTAGATTTGTTTTTTTTGCCATTTTTTCCTCGTTGATTAATTGTGAAAATGGGGCCGCCCGGACTTTCAATAACCAATCCAATTGGTTGTTTTTGAACCGGGGGCTTCAGGTCCCAAACCTAAAAGGTTAGCCAAGCTACCCCACGGCCCCTCATGTACTTGAGAATTAGTAATTGCTTTATAAACTTTTCTAGGAGATTTTGTTTCGTTTTTATCGTGCTTAGAGGAGAAACGTCATATTGATTCTTTTTCTTCGTACTTCGTGTGCAGTAATTTATGAGCTTTTTTACCTCCATATTCTCCTATGTATTCTTTGTAGAGCTTTATTACTGATGGGTTTTGATGTGATTTCCTAATTTTTTTGTTTTTGTCTTCTTTTGTTATTGCTTGCATTCTTTGTTTTAGTTGTTCGTCTGATTCATATCTTGGTTGTCCTCCTCCACCTATACATCCTCCGTAGCACGCCATTATTTCTATGAAGTCATATGGGCTTTTTCCTTGTCTGATTTGGTTCATTATTTTTCTTGCTTCTCCTAGTGTGTGAACTACGCACACTTTTATTTCTTGGTTTCCTATTTTGATTGTGGCTTCTTTCGTGGTTTGTAAGCCTCGTACTTCTTTGTATTCTATATTTTTTATGTCTTGTCCTGTTATTAAGTCCGCAGCCGTCCTTAATGCTGCTTCCATTACTCCTCCGCTTCGTCCGAATATTAATCCTGCCCCTGTGCTTTCTCCTAATGGATTGTCAAAGTCAGTGCTTGGTAATTCTTTGAAGTTTATGTTGTGTTGTTTGATTAGTCTTGCTAGTTCCACTGTTGTTAGGACGTAGTCCGCTTCGCCTTGAAATTCTGGTCTGTTTATTTCGTATTTCTTCGCGGTACAAGGCATTATGTCCACTAATATTATGTTTTCTGGTTTTATTTTGTTTTTTTCTGCGTAGTACGTTTTTATTAGTGACGCCATCATTGCCTGCGGGCTTCTGCATGATGACATGTGATTTAGTTGTTCGAAGAAGTATTGTTCCGCGAATTTTATCCACGCTGGGCAACACGTCGTAATCATAGGTAAGTCTTTTTTGTTTTTTAGTCTTTTTGCGAATTCTGTGGCTTCTTCTACTATTGTTATGTCTGCGGCTAGGTCCGTGTCAAATACTTTTTGGAATCCTAGTTCTTTTAGTGCTGTGACCATTTTTCCTGTTACGCTTATTCCTGGTTTCATTCCTAGTAGTTCTCCCAGTGTTGCTCTTATTGATGGCGCGGTTTGGGCTATTAGTATTTTTTCTGATGCTAACGCGTTTGTTACTTCTCTTACGTTGTTTTGTTCGCTTAGTGCTCCTGTCGGACAAGTTATTACGCATTGTCCACAATTCACGCAGTTGCTTTCTTTCATGTTTAATTCGAATGGCGGGGCTACTTTGGTTTGGAATCCTCTGTTTTGTTGTCCTATTGCGTACACTGTTTGTATTTCGTTGCATGTTCTGTAGCATTGTCCGCATAATATGCATTTTGAGTTGTCCCGTTTTATTGAAATGTTTGAATTATCCGGTGTTGATTGTCTTTTTTCTCCTTCAAATCTTACTTCGTTTATCATTAGTTCCTCTGAGTATCTTTGTAGTTTGCAGTTTAGGTTCTGTGAGCAAGAGGTGCAGTCTTTGTTATGGTTTGCTAGTAGGAGTTCTATGTTTATTCTTCTTGATTTTATTACTCTTGGTGTGTGTGTTTTTATGTTCATTCCTTCTCTTACTGGCGTGGTGCATGAAGCGACGAGTTTTGGTGCGTTTTCTATTTCTACCACGCATAATCTGCATGCTCCTGCTGGGTCTAAGTGTTTGTTTCTGCACAGTGTTGGAACTATTATTCCGTTCCTCGTTATTGTGTCTATTATTTTTTCGCCTTCTTTAGCTTCTACTTCTTTTCCGTTTATTGTTATTTTCATTTTTTTTTGGGGTTTAGTGACAACACCTAGCGAGCTGTGTTTTAACAAACA
The nucleotide sequence above comes from Candidatus Woesearchaeota archaeon. Encoded proteins:
- the rpl37ae gene encoding 50S ribosomal protein L37ae (structural models have indicated that the folded zinc-finger motif interacts mainly with domain III of 23S rRNA, whereas the amino-terminal region of L37 interacts primarily with domain II), which gives rise to MAKKTNLTTKRFGPRYGRTVKQKVAKVEALAKKTYKCPYCSAEKVKKKTAGIWECRKCDKVFTSKAYTVDKAVFSKKE
- a CDS encoding DNA-directed RNA polymerase subunit P; the protein is MSEYVCFSCSKTLTNDHLRKRIRCPYCGSKIMFKKRSISTTVDAI
- a CDS encoding UPF0147 family protein, with protein sequence MKEVKQVIDLLEELQEDTSVSKNVKSKIQIMKQELQETDKENLSLTVNKILSDLEELSSDVNIPMFVRTQIWSVTSLLETLS
- a CDS encoding [FeFe] hydrogenase, group A; protein product: MKITINGKEVEAKEGEKIIDTITRNGIIVPTLCRNKHLDPAGACRLCVVEIENAPKLVASCTTPVREGMNIKTHTPRVIKSRRINIELLLANHNKDCTSCSQNLNCKLQRYSEELMINEVRFEGEKRQSTPDNSNISIKRDNSKCILCGQCYRTCNEIQTVYAIGQQNRGFQTKVAPPFELNMKESNCVNCGQCVITCPTGALSEQNNVREVTNALASEKILIAQTAPSIRATLGELLGMKPGISVTGKMVTALKELGFQKVFDTDLAADITIVEEATEFAKRLKNKKDLPMITTCCPAWIKFAEQYFFEQLNHMSSCRSPQAMMASLIKTYYAEKNKIKPENIILVDIMPCTAKKYEINRPEFQGEADYVLTTVELARLIKQHNINFKELPSTDFDNPLGESTGAGLIFGRSGGVMEAALRTAADLITGQDIKNIEYKEVRGLQTTKEATIKIGNQEIKVCVVHTLGEARKIMNQIRQGKSPYDFIEIMACYGGCIGGGGQPRYESDEQLKQRMQAITKEDKNKKIRKSHQNPSVIKLYKEYIGEYGGKKAHKLLHTKYEEKESI
- a CDS encoding prefoldin subunit encodes the protein MITTEEKINQLSVMEQSIQQIINQKKKFQNQLLETESALNEVSTETYKIIGNFMFKKNSEELKKELIEKKELLKTRIRTYDEQEEKTEKRFKELQQQVLKELEKKGDK
- a CDS encoding mechanosensitive ion channel family protein, with protein sequence MDEVVESFNFDGVNPVVSIDLLSNITFALIIMLVGFAVGKLVGIALFKFFNGIELNKGLKKLFVFGFDFSRSFSSFVSWIIYVISVVLALLSLNILRELLLVVLFFVGFVFFGSFVFGLFFSLPNFFAGFIIKNKSFVKVNDFVVVNTVRGEVVSIGFFNTKIKGLKGETFLVPNKLILRKAKVVKTL